The following are encoded together in the Lathyrus oleraceus cultivar Zhongwan6 chromosome 3, CAAS_Psat_ZW6_1.0, whole genome shotgun sequence genome:
- the LOC127131608 gene encoding uncharacterized protein LOC127131608 yields the protein MIEKDEMAVPPTLPPKLKDPGKFTIACTIGEVKIPHALCDLGLSINAMPLNKVKEFNLGEIIPGSMNLTLVDLSVTHLLCILQDVLVYVDGLVFPADFVVIDMKGDSRGSVILECRFLATGKALIDMETCELILKFNKEKVVFNVYEWTPYMDDLETYYQMEEKGSKDNKGKKESELIGVRVSLEPDMP from the coding sequence ATGATCGAGAAAGATGAGATGGCAGTGCCTCCAACATTGCCACCAAAACTAAAGGATCCAGGTAAGTTCACCATCGCTTGTACCATTGGTGAAGTAAAGATCCCACATGCTTTATGTGATTTAGGATTAAGTATTAATGCAATGCCACTGAACAAGGTTAAGGAATTCAACTTGGGAGAGATCATACCGGGTAGTATGAATCTCACTTTGGTTGATTTATCTGTTACTCATCTGCTTTGTATCTTACAAGACGTGTTAGTGTATGTCGATGGTTTAGTCTTTCCTGCAGATTTTGTGGTAATTGACATGAAAGGAGATTCAAGAGGGTCAGTTATTCTCGAATGCCGATTCTTGGCAACCGGGAAAGCTTTAATAGATATGGAAACATGTGAACTTATCTTGAAGTTCAACAAGGAAAAAGTGGTGTTTAATGTGTATGAGTGGACACCGTATATGGATGACCTAGAGACATACTACCAAATGGAAGAAAAAGGTAGCAAGGATAACAAAGGGAAGAAAGAAAGTGAATTGATCGGTGTGAGAGTATCCCTTGAGCCTGACATGCCTTAG